In Macaca fascicularis isolate 582-1 chromosome X, T2T-MFA8v1.1, one DNA window encodes the following:
- the GPR82 gene encoding probable G-protein coupled receptor 82: MNNNTTCIQPSMISSMALPIIYILLCIVGVFGNSLSQWIFLTKIGKKTSTHIYLSHLVTANLLVCSAMPFMSIYFLKGFQWEYQSAQCRVVNFLGTLSMHVSMFVSLLILSWIAVSRYATLMQKDSLQETTSCYEKIFYGHLLKKFRQPNFARKLCIYIWGVVLGIIIPVTIYYSVIEATEGEESLCYNRQMELGAMISQIAGLIGTTFIGFSFLVVLTSYYSFVSHLRKIRTCTSIMEKDLTYSSVKRHLLVIQILLIVCFLPYSIFKPIFYVLHQRDNCQQLNYLIETKNILTCLASARSSTDPIIFLLLDKTFKKTLYNLFTKSNSAHMQSYG; the protein is encoded by the coding sequence ATGAACAACAACACAACATGTATTCAACCATCTATGATCTCTTCCATGGCTTTACCAATCATTTACATCCTCCTTTGTATTGTTGGTGTTTTTGGAAACTCTCTCTCTCAAtggatatttttaacaaaaataggtAAAAAAACATCAACGCACATCTACCTGTCACACCTTGTGACTGCAAACTTACTTGTGTGCAGCGCCATGCCTTTCATGAGTATCTATTTCCTGAAAGGTTTCCAATGGGAATATCAATCTGCTCAATGCAGAGTGGTCAATTTTCTGGGAACTCTATCCATGCATGTAAGTATGTTTGTCAGCCTCTTAATTTTAAGTTGGATTGCCGTAAGCCGCTACGCTACCTTAATGCAAAAGGATTCCTTGCAAGAGACTACTTCGtgctatgagaaaatattttatggccATTTACTGAAAAAATTTCGCCAGCCCAACTTTGCTAGAAAACTATGCATTTACATATGGGGAGTTGTACTGGGCATAATTATTCCAGTTACTATATACTACTCAGTCATAGAGGCtacagaaggagaagaaagccTATGCTACAATCGGCAGATGGAACTAGGAGCCATGATCTCTCAGATTGCAGGTCTCATTGGAACCACATTTATTGGATTTTCCTTTTTAGTAGTACTAACATCATACTACTCTTTTGTAAGCCatctgagaaaaataagaacCTGTACGTCCATTATGGAGAAAgatttgacttacagttctgtgAAAAGACATCTTTTGGTCATCCAGATTCTACTAATAGTTTGCTTCCTTCCTTATAGTATTTTTAAACCCATTTTTTATGTTCTACATCAAAGAGATAACTGTCAGCAACTGAATTatttaatagaaacaaaaaacatccTCACCTGTCTTGCTTCGGCCAGAAGTAGCACAGACcccattatatttcttttattagatAAAACATTCAAGAAGACATTATATAATCTCTTTACAAAGTCTAATTCAGCACACATGCAATCATATGGTTGA